In Thermotomaculum hydrothermale, a single genomic region encodes these proteins:
- the hemL gene encoding glutamate-1-semialdehyde 2,1-aminomutase — MREKSNNLFQSAVKSIPGGVDSPVRAFKSVGLTPIFIEKALDQFIYDVDGNKYLDFVLTWGPAILGHSNREVIEEIKKVAENGISFGMPSPLEVSLAEKVKRMLPFVDKVRFVNSGTEATMTAIRLARGYTKRDKVLKFNGCYHGHHDALLVQAGSGVATFGIPSTPGIPQDTVKTTLTCEYNDIDCVRKLLSNNDVACVIVEPVAGNMGVVKPEKGFLEGLREICSQTGTLLIFDEVMTGFRIHSQGAYGLFGITPDLATFGKVIGGGMPVGAVGGKKDIMDYLAPEGPVYQAGTLSGNPVAMACGLKTLEIYERDNVFNSIMEKAERFYSNLTELCENTEDISFNYAGTMFTLFFRDKAPKNLIEVNECDFDRFSRFFKFMLDNGVLLPPSQYEANFLSLKHMEEDLNRYIELLKEFLKIEGM; from the coding sequence ATGAGGGAAAAATCAAATAATCTTTTTCAATCTGCAGTTAAATCAATACCCGGTGGTGTTGATTCCCCTGTAAGGGCTTTTAAATCTGTTGGCTTGACACCTATTTTTATTGAGAAGGCTTTAGACCAGTTTATATACGATGTTGACGGGAACAAATACCTTGACTTTGTGCTTACCTGGGGCCCTGCCATTTTAGGCCACTCAAATAGAGAGGTTATTGAAGAGATAAAAAAGGTTGCCGAAAATGGCATTTCTTTTGGTATGCCGTCCCCCCTTGAAGTGAGCCTTGCTGAAAAGGTAAAGAGAATGCTTCCATTTGTGGATAAGGTAAGGTTTGTAAACTCTGGAACAGAGGCAACCATGACTGCAATAAGGCTTGCAAGGGGATATACAAAAAGGGATAAGGTGTTGAAGTTCAACGGTTGTTATCATGGCCATCACGATGCATTGCTTGTTCAGGCAGGCTCAGGAGTTGCAACATTTGGCATTCCTTCTACCCCGGGAATTCCTCAAGATACTGTGAAAACAACCTTAACCTGTGAGTATAATGATATTGATTGTGTAAGAAAACTTCTTTCAAATAATGATGTGGCCTGTGTGATTGTTGAACCTGTTGCTGGCAATATGGGGGTTGTAAAACCTGAAAAGGGTTTTCTTGAAGGGCTGAGGGAAATTTGCTCTCAAACAGGTACTCTTCTTATTTTTGACGAGGTTATGACAGGCTTTAGAATTCACTCACAGGGAGCATACGGCCTCTTTGGAATTACCCCTGATTTAGCAACATTTGGTAAGGTTATAGGCGGAGGAATGCCTGTTGGGGCAGTAGGCGGCAAAAAGGATATTATGGATTACCTTGCGCCTGAAGGCCCTGTCTATCAGGCAGGTACCCTTTCTGGCAACCCTGTTGCAATGGCGTGCGGGTTAAAAACCCTTGAGATTTACGAAAGGGACAATGTCTTTAACTCAATTATGGAAAAAGCTGAAAGGTTTTACTCAAATTTAACCGAATTGTGTGAAAACACAGAGGATATTTCTTTTAACTACGCTGGAACAATGTTTACCCTGTTTTTCAGGGATAAAGCGCCTAAAAATCTGATAGAGGTAAATGAGTGTGATTTTGATAGATTTTCAAGATTTTTCAAGTTTATGCTTGATAACGGTGTCTTGCTTCCACCTTCACAGTATGAGGCAAATTTTCTTTCCCTAAAACATATGGAAGAAGATTTAAACCGCTATATTGAATTGCTGAAAGAGTTTTTAAAAATAGAGGGGATGTAG
- a CDS encoding deoxycytidylate deaminase, which yields MSRPGWDEYFIELAYFVARRSTCTRRQVGAVIVKDKHILATGYNGAPKGIAHCLDTGCLRDKLGIPSGTRHEICMASHAEQNAIIQAAYHGIAIKDAVIYCTTHPCSICAKMIINAGIKKIYYVEGYPDELGKKLLDEAGIERVKLTNPERVNEK from the coding sequence ATGTCAAGACCAGGCTGGGACGAGTATTTTATAGAGTTAGCCTATTTTGTTGCAAGGCGTTCTACCTGCACAAGAAGGCAGGTAGGCGCTGTAATTGTTAAAGACAAGCATATACTTGCCACTGGCTATAATGGTGCGCCCAAAGGAATAGCTCATTGCCTTGACACAGGGTGTTTAAGGGATAAGCTTGGCATACCGTCAGGGACAAGGCATGAGATATGTATGGCTTCCCATGCAGAGCAGAATGCTATAATTCAGGCTGCATATCACGGAATTGCAATAAAAGATGCAGTTATCTATTGCACCACCCACCCCTGTTCAATCTGTGCTAAAATGATAATAAATGCAGGTATAAAAAAGATTTACTATGTTGAAGGTTACCCTGATGAGTTGGGAAAAAAACTCCTTGACGAAGCTGGGATAGAAAGGGTAAAGTTAACAAACCCAGAAAGGGTTAATGAAAAATAG